Proteins from one Pseudomonas bijieensis genomic window:
- a CDS encoding 23S rRNA (adenine(2030)-N(6))-methyltransferase RlmJ encodes MNYRHAFHAGNHADVFKHLTLTRLIALMSRKEQPFAYLDTHAGIGLYDLQGDQANRTGEYLEGIARLWGESDLPPLTADYMKVLHEMNPDGQLRYYPGSPELARRLTRSQDRVLLNEKHPEDGVLLKDNMKGDRRVAVHLGEGWHVSRALLPVAEKRALMLIDPPFEQLDEMQRCAASLKEAIGRMRQTVAAIWYPVKDQRMLRRFYQDLAGTGAPKLLRVELLVHPLATPNSLNGSGLAIANPPWGLEEELRELLPWLSKKLGQTQGGWQMDWLIAES; translated from the coding sequence ATGAATTATCGCCACGCCTTCCACGCCGGCAATCACGCCGATGTGTTCAAACACCTGACCTTGACCCGCCTCATCGCCTTGATGTCGCGCAAGGAGCAACCCTTCGCTTACCTCGATACCCATGCGGGCATCGGGTTGTACGACTTGCAGGGTGACCAGGCCAACCGTACCGGTGAGTACCTGGAAGGCATCGCGCGGTTGTGGGGCGAGAGCGATCTGCCGCCATTGACCGCCGATTACATGAAGGTGCTGCACGAGATGAACCCGGACGGGCAGTTGCGCTACTACCCGGGCTCGCCGGAGCTGGCGCGGCGCCTGACCCGGTCGCAGGACCGTGTGCTGCTCAATGAGAAACACCCTGAAGACGGTGTATTGCTCAAGGACAACATGAAAGGCGACCGTCGCGTGGCGGTACACCTGGGTGAAGGTTGGCATGTGTCGCGAGCACTGCTGCCGGTGGCGGAGAAGCGTGCCCTGATGCTGATCGATCCGCCCTTCGAACAGCTTGACGAAATGCAGCGCTGCGCCGCTTCGCTCAAGGAGGCCATTGGCCGGATGCGCCAGACAGTGGCCGCGATCTGGTATCCGGTGAAGGACCAGCGGATGTTGCGCCGCTTCTACCAGGACCTGGCCGGCACAGGGGCGCCGAAGCTGTTACGCGTGGAGCTGCTGGTGCACCCACTGGCGACGCCCAACAGCCTGAATGGCTCCGGCCTGGCGATTGCCAATCCGCCGTGGGGGTTGGAGGAGGAGTTGCGTGAACTGCTGCCGTGGCTGTCGAAAAAACTGGGGCAGACCCAAGGTGGGTGGCAGATGGATTGGTTGATCGCTGAAAGCTGA
- a CDS encoding DUF4123 domain-containing protein has translation MSCGQSPRAWLEDHPLQASEQLFAIFSNASSAGVLSAWKRSMSSEASPIWADTPYAEWESVMPYVGLVGVDSGFLDWIAATDSLDWGWLAVSCVNQQTLAEHLRGLTQVLLPGGKPVFLRFWDGRFLRSILQSTEVEAGQLLPVITRCLINGQSLEIMGNAQRAARAFPWWQVPVALLETMAEVPTDCLLDNLLTWLGEEHPYLFERVDDSVLRSKIAHFLERSESVEASKAPLLAYLVRELG, from the coding sequence ATGAGCTGCGGTCAATCTCCCCGCGCCTGGCTTGAGGACCATCCTCTGCAGGCCAGCGAGCAACTTTTCGCCATCTTCAGCAACGCCAGTAGCGCCGGGGTGTTGTCGGCCTGGAAGCGCTCGATGAGCTCGGAGGCGAGTCCGATCTGGGCCGACACGCCATACGCCGAGTGGGAATCGGTCATGCCCTATGTAGGGCTTGTCGGCGTGGACAGCGGATTTCTTGATTGGATAGCCGCCACCGACTCGCTCGATTGGGGCTGGCTGGCGGTTTCGTGTGTGAACCAGCAGACCCTTGCCGAACATTTGCGGGGGCTCACGCAGGTGCTGTTGCCGGGTGGCAAGCCGGTCTTCCTGCGTTTTTGGGATGGGCGCTTTTTGCGGTCGATCCTGCAATCGACGGAGGTGGAGGCCGGGCAACTCTTGCCAGTCATCACGCGCTGCCTGATCAACGGGCAATCCCTTGAGATCATGGGAAATGCCCAGCGGGCGGCCCGGGCTTTTCCATGGTGGCAGGTACCCGTCGCGCTGTTGGAGACAATGGCCGAGGTCCCGACGGACTGTCTGTTGGATAACTTGCTCACTTGGCTGGGCGAAGAGCATCCGTATTTGTTCGAGCGCGTCGACGACAGCGTCCTGCGCAGCAAGATTGCCCACTTTCTTGAGCGATCGGAGTCGGTTGAAGCATCAAAGGCGCCATTGCTGGCGTATCTGGTGCGAGAGCTGGGCTGA